In Liquorilactobacillus nagelii DSM 13675, the following proteins share a genomic window:
- a CDS encoding NAD(P)-dependent oxidoreductase — protein MKIGFIGTGVMGSAIAGHLIAAGHQLAVYNRTKSKTDQLVAQGAVWYDSPAEVAAVSELVFTMVGFPSDVKAVYFGEKGIFKQLRKNSIVVDMTTSQPSLAAQIGNYATEHNFHALDAPVSGGDIGAKNANLTIMVGGEEKIYQQLLPIFKLMGKTTTYFGKAGAGQHAKMANQIMIAGTMTGLTEMLLYTKKAGLDEQKVLAALSGGGAANWSMENYVPRILRDDYTPGFFARHFLKDLRIALAEADKMGLDLRATENAKRLYEIMVDVKGLGDQGTQGLINIY, from the coding sequence TTGAAAATCGGATTTATCGGAACTGGCGTCATGGGATCCGCCATTGCTGGTCATTTAATTGCCGCCGGTCATCAATTAGCAGTATATAATCGGACCAAGAGCAAAACTGATCAGCTAGTCGCGCAAGGAGCTGTCTGGTATGATTCACCGGCCGAAGTAGCTGCAGTCAGTGAATTAGTTTTTACAATGGTTGGTTTCCCTAGTGATGTTAAAGCTGTTTATTTTGGAGAAAAAGGAATATTTAAACAATTGCGAAAAAATTCAATTGTTGTTGACATGACGACCAGTCAACCGTCGCTTGCTGCCCAAATTGGCAATTATGCTACTGAACATAACTTCCACGCATTGGATGCTCCTGTATCCGGCGGTGATATTGGGGCCAAAAATGCTAATCTAACTATTATGGTTGGTGGTGAAGAAAAAATTTATCAACAGCTCTTGCCAATATTTAAATTGATGGGTAAAACAACAACTTATTTTGGAAAAGCCGGTGCCGGACAACATGCCAAAATGGCTAATCAAATTATGATTGCTGGAACAATGACCGGTTTAACTGAAATGTTATTATATACCAAAAAAGCTGGCTTAGATGAACAGAAAGTACTTGCTGCCTTATCAGGCGGAGGAGCCGCTAATTGGAGTATGGAAAACTATGTGCCAAGAATCTTGCGTGACGATTACACTCCCGGATTTTTTGCCCGCCATTTTTTAAAAGATTTGCGGATTGCATTAGCTGAAGCTGATAAAATGGGCTTAGATTTACGTGCAACTGAGAACGCAAAACGATTATATGAAATCATGGTCGATGTCAAAGGCTTAGGCGATCAAGGCACCCAAGGGTTAATTAATATTTACTAA
- a CDS encoding GGDEF domain-containing protein, giving the protein MNEIVTLGFIMPIMNICFLFCKFHFFRLYENEIRQQFLKYGVLAVFFLVFGFVMATFSLNYFQFISFQYTVPITAFFFDGRKRSYFTFILVPLTIALSLSVNGLFSLKAMMVVLIEAVGTILFCELIQLLNKLDVFAKYATSIIIINIITPIENQYKWNLVLTDQLSTFSLPILIGSIIITVLVCSYVKAMQKREATMEKLEYETNHDNLTALLNYRAFSNYIIRITNQTKVNYTILMIDLDNFKRINDQFGHLEGNHLLKSFAKKLRHFFEIKYQEKVKVFRFGGEEFCIVLKNVSLEDGYETIWEFEELLSKADYSTTDGEQATITFSGGIANTDKKINIHETIRNADAAVYMAKSNGRAQIVCPDCSID; this is encoded by the coding sequence ATGAACGAGATAGTTACTTTAGGCTTTATTATGCCAATCATGAATATCTGTTTTTTGTTCTGTAAGTTTCATTTTTTTCGACTTTATGAGAATGAAATCAGACAGCAATTTTTAAAGTATGGAGTTTTAGCAGTTTTTTTCCTGGTTTTTGGCTTTGTTATGGCAACTTTCTCGTTGAATTATTTTCAATTCATTAGTTTCCAATATACAGTTCCAATTACGGCTTTCTTTTTTGATGGTCGAAAGCGCAGTTATTTTACTTTCATATTAGTACCATTAACAATTGCGCTCTCACTGAGTGTGAATGGGCTTTTTTCCCTTAAAGCAATGATGGTAGTTCTGATAGAGGCTGTAGGAACAATATTGTTTTGTGAATTAATTCAGCTATTGAACAAACTTGATGTTTTTGCAAAATATGCAACTTCAATAATTATTATTAATATTATTACACCTATTGAAAATCAATATAAATGGAACCTGGTTTTAACAGATCAGTTATCGACTTTTTCTTTACCAATTCTAATTGGTTCAATCATTATTACGGTATTGGTTTGCTCCTATGTAAAAGCAATGCAAAAAAGAGAAGCTACAATGGAAAAATTAGAATACGAAACGAATCACGATAATTTAACAGCGTTACTAAATTATCGAGCTTTCTCAAATTATATTATTCGAATTACTAATCAAACCAAAGTTAATTACACGATTTTGATGATTGACTTGGATAACTTTAAGCGAATTAATGACCAGTTTGGCCATTTAGAAGGAAATCACCTTTTGAAATCATTCGCCAAAAAGCTTAGGCATTTCTTTGAAATTAAATATCAAGAAAAAGTCAAAGTGTTTCGTTTTGGTGGTGAGGAATTCTGTATTGTTTTAAAAAATGTTTCTCTCGAGGATGGTTATGAAACTATCTGGGAATTTGAAGAATTGTTATCTAAAGCGGATTATTCAACAACCGATGGAGAGCAGGCGACAATAACTTTTTCTGGTGGAATTGCTAACACCGATAAGAAAATAAATATCCATGAAACAATTAGAAATGCTGATGCAGCTGTGTATATGGCTAAGAGTAACGGTCGGGCACAAATTGTTTGTCCGGACTGTTCAATTGATTGA
- a CDS encoding EAL domain-containing protein, translated as MEETFNLRNNQLIASLSYELQPIVNASELKISDYEFLLRSKKDNKFPLSEFNALIQNEKYNSALMHWLREALLNEFKKDPAKTISINFDPQQLAFPSTTNLLCELSSHQSQLIIEITEQFSFAAEQKVEFDKALIHLCNSGYKLAFDDLGSGQNTLELLLNDLKYFKRIKLSLLKFKQLDADLLAELLTFTQMLAEKEHLELVVEGIDCAQKAKLALDHGISLQQGFWWRKLVNNHQINQLNSPDKQFVPDRYS; from the coding sequence ATGGAAGAAACGTTCAATCTGAGAAACAATCAATTAATAGCCTCGCTTTCCTATGAATTGCAGCCAATTGTAAATGCTTCTGAGTTAAAAATAAGTGATTATGAATTCTTATTGCGCTCTAAAAAGGACAACAAGTTCCCACTAAGCGAATTCAACGCACTTATTCAAAATGAAAAATACAATTCTGCCTTAATGCACTGGCTTAGAGAAGCCCTGCTAAATGAATTCAAAAAAGATCCTGCTAAAACAATTTCAATCAACTTTGATCCACAGCAGCTGGCATTTCCTAGTACTACAAATTTATTGTGCGAATTGTCAAGCCATCAATCACAGCTAATCATCGAAATAACTGAACAGTTTTCCTTTGCAGCTGAACAAAAAGTCGAGTTTGATAAGGCTCTTATACACCTATGTAACAGTGGTTATAAACTTGCTTTTGATGACCTAGGAAGCGGGCAGAACACTTTAGAGTTACTTTTAAATGACTTAAAATATTTCAAAAGAATTAAACTTTCGCTGTTAAAATTCAAACAGCTAGATGCAGATTTATTAGCTGAATTGCTAACTTTTACTCAAATGTTAGCTGAGAAAGAACATTTAGAATTAGTAGTTGAAGGAATTGACTGTGCACAAAAAGCTAAACTTGCTTTAGACCATGGCATTTCTTTACAACAAGGCTTTTGGTGGCGTAAATTAGTTAACAATCACCAAATCAATCAATTGAACAGTCCGGACAAACAATTTGTGCCCGACCGTTACTCTTAG
- a CDS encoding Firmicu-CTERM sorting domain-containing protein yields MKRNFLIVTLILCLISIYYWFLPTVKADSISVDGDFADWSQVDKTNFGSSGGKWALTVSDSQVYIYIKNTNVPSNSYDLKINGIDFYLYFNNSSSSGTVSAGNNNGFGWRDGIGQFCFKQDGNVQVCEIGLPLAKLGVSDVTAENVSLTQQGQTIKATQLSAVASSSSSSAAESSSSDSSSSATDSSSTSQSSATGNLGITINGDFSDWYDKTKSAMKENGDNDNIKYVSLLTDDKNVYFYVEMKPQLSGGYTELQPSGYKLTVGGVVYDIDFNNNKSVSLSKGQIKELSVGIYNEKTGSYTVLNNQVAVKYQKITQEMGDSSSVDGWGAVLECEIPFSALTSSSNTAGQVITLANRNLWEGQVTASGGSTRPFILALISFLVAVGALWMIFKKQQTRSDQGSK; encoded by the coding sequence ATGAAAAGAAACTTTTTGATAGTTACACTAATACTTTGCTTAATAAGTATTTACTACTGGTTTTTACCAACTGTTAAAGCAGACAGCATCAGTGTTGACGGAGATTTTGCTGACTGGAGCCAAGTTGATAAAACGAATTTTGGCTCTTCTGGGGGAAAATGGGCACTAACAGTTAGTGATAGTCAAGTTTACATCTATATAAAAAATACCAATGTACCTAGTAATAGTTATGATTTAAAAATTAATGGAATTGATTTTTATTTATATTTCAACAATTCGAGCTCTTCGGGAACTGTTAGTGCCGGAAACAATAATGGATTTGGCTGGCGGGATGGTATTGGCCAATTTTGCTTTAAACAAGACGGCAATGTTCAGGTTTGTGAAATTGGGCTTCCGCTAGCTAAGCTAGGTGTTAGTGATGTAACTGCTGAAAATGTTAGTTTGACTCAGCAAGGTCAGACAATTAAAGCAACTCAGCTTTCTGCTGTAGCTAGTTCAAGTTCATCTTCTGCTGCAGAAAGTTCTTCTTCTGATTCATCATCCTCGGCGACTGATTCATCTTCAACAAGTCAGTCCTCGGCAACTGGAAATTTAGGAATTACAATTAATGGCGATTTTTCTGACTGGTATGATAAGACTAAGTCAGCTATGAAAGAAAACGGGGATAATGACAATATAAAGTACGTTTCATTATTAACAGATGATAAGAATGTATATTTCTATGTTGAAATGAAGCCCCAATTGTCAGGAGGTTACACTGAACTTCAGCCGTCTGGGTATAAATTAACAGTTGGGGGAGTCGTATATGATATTGATTTTAATAATAATAAATCTGTTTCTTTAAGTAAGGGCCAAATCAAAGAGTTATCCGTTGGAATTTATAATGAAAAAACGGGTTCGTATACGGTTCTTAATAATCAAGTAGCAGTTAAATACCAAAAAATCACGCAGGAAATGGGGGATAGCTCCAGCGTTGACGGCTGGGGAGCGGTATTAGAGTGCGAAATTCCATTTAGTGCGCTGACGAGCAGCTCAAATACTGCTGGTCAGGTTATTACTTTAGCAAATAGAAATTTATGGGAAGGGCAAGTTACTGCTAGTGGTGGCAGTACTAGACCATTTATTTTAGCGTTGATTAGCTTTCTAGTTGCAGTAGGTGCACTATGGATGATTTTTAAAAAACAGCAGACAAGGAGCGATCAAGGGAGTAAATGA
- the xrtG gene encoding exosortase family protein XrtG, producing the protein MNPYLIIGSILWVYILSLLKRAKLTAFFFIWGSIGLFFILIALSDPYWIWLATHLVTRTTGWLGSLVNMSQTMIHYNIISIFNATEPINMTIDYECSGIIETLAFWSLVIFFPIFNRYEKLFFGIIGALWIYLANLVRLMLIIILIHFLGGQYFFVVHSILGRLVFYILAITLYYNVFTYSQLVKSIYTRWQKLFSHIAS; encoded by the coding sequence ATGAATCCATATTTAATAATTGGCAGTATTTTGTGGGTATATATACTTTCACTATTAAAGAGAGCTAAATTAACCGCGTTTTTCTTTATCTGGGGAAGCATTGGACTATTTTTTATCTTGATTGCATTAAGCGATCCATATTGGATTTGGTTAGCCACGCATTTAGTGACTAGAACGACAGGTTGGTTGGGATCATTAGTTAATATGAGTCAGACAATGATTCACTATAATATTATTAGTATTTTTAATGCAACTGAACCAATTAATATGACAATTGATTATGAATGTTCTGGAATTATCGAAACACTGGCTTTTTGGAGTTTAGTTATTTTCTTTCCGATTTTTAATCGCTATGAGAAGTTGTTTTTCGGGATAATAGGTGCACTATGGATTTATTTGGCAAACTTAGTCCGTTTAATGTTAATCATTATTTTGATTCATTTTTTGGGGGGACAATACTTTTTTGTTGTCCATTCAATTTTAGGCCGACTTGTTTTTTATATCTTAGCGATAACTCTTTATTATAATGTTTTCACTTACTCACAATTAGTCAAAAGCATATATACAAGGTGGCAGAAACTGTTTAGCCACATAGCATCTTAA
- a CDS encoding TIGR03111 family XrtG-associated glycosyltransferase: MGFWITWALIPVVVEIFPAIISGTWLLIHNWRTEKLAIPEKLPLISLIVPVYNSEATLFKCIRSIAVSTYPKELIQIILADNQSTDDSFLIYDQAQKEFPDLNIQLIRTEKGKAKALNAAVYSSIGTYIINIDSDGALEKKALMNMVLQFENNPQIAALTGVILPEPEMVKEKQYLGLALLQRNEFFEYAQAFLAGRSIESRHNQLFTMSGAFSAFRRSYLLDTFLYNTETIGEDTDMTFQIRERLNDQVVICTKAIFFIEPIKSLDNLYRQRQRWQRGEIEVVQQYNRKLKITYFFKNFLVRRMLIDHTFLFPKMIWLFASLVLVALGYSWKLLLLSYLVIYLLYVFVGALNYICVLLLLRGFSVEKKFFAVLWWVALTLPFYNFICSWIRFIGILNSMTQKSSWNALTFNEEFSALKLVLKKDLQLFKKKVSKKGRE; the protein is encoded by the coding sequence ATGGGTTTTTGGATTACATGGGCGTTGATCCCCGTAGTCGTAGAAATTTTTCCGGCAATAATTTCAGGCACTTGGCTGTTAATCCATAATTGGCGGACAGAAAAATTGGCAATACCGGAGAAACTGCCGTTAATTTCACTAATTGTTCCAGTTTATAATTCGGAAGCCACGCTTTTTAAATGTATTCGTTCAATTGCAGTTTCAACTTATCCAAAAGAACTGATTCAGATAATTTTAGCTGACAATCAAAGTACTGATGATAGTTTTTTGATTTATGATCAAGCTCAAAAAGAATTCCCTGATTTGAATATTCAATTGATTCGGACAGAAAAGGGGAAGGCCAAAGCGCTGAATGCAGCAGTTTATAGTAGTATTGGAACTTATATTATTAATATTGATAGTGATGGTGCTCTAGAAAAAAAAGCACTCATGAATATGGTTTTACAATTTGAAAATAATCCCCAAATTGCTGCATTAACAGGAGTTATTTTACCTGAACCTGAGATGGTTAAAGAAAAGCAGTATTTAGGATTAGCTCTGTTACAGCGAAATGAATTTTTTGAGTATGCCCAAGCTTTTTTAGCTGGTCGTTCAATTGAATCACGGCATAATCAATTATTTACAATGTCAGGTGCCTTTTCGGCGTTTCGTCGGAGCTATTTATTAGACACTTTTTTGTATAACACTGAGACAATTGGAGAAGATACCGATATGACTTTTCAAATAAGGGAGAGGCTGAATGATCAAGTTGTAATTTGTACAAAAGCAATTTTCTTTATTGAACCGATTAAAAGCTTAGACAATTTATATCGTCAGCGGCAACGTTGGCAGCGCGGAGAAATTGAAGTAGTACAGCAATACAATCGAAAATTGAAAATAACTTATTTTTTTAAGAACTTTTTGGTTCGCCGAATGTTGATTGACCATACTTTTTTATTTCCTAAAATGATTTGGTTATTTGCCAGTTTAGTTTTAGTTGCGTTAGGCTACTCTTGGAAATTATTATTGTTATCTTATTTGGTAATTTATTTGCTTTATGTTTTTGTGGGGGCATTAAATTATATTTGTGTGCTGTTGTTATTACGGGGATTTTCGGTTGAAAAAAAATTTTTTGCAGTTTTATGGTGGGTTGCATTGACCTTACCGTTTTACAATTTTATTTGTTCTTGGATTCGATTTATCGGCATTTTGAATAGTATGACTCAAAAATCAAGTTGGAATGCTCTTACATTTAATGAAGAATTTTCTGCTTTGAAATTAGTTTTGAAAAAGGATTTGCAGCTCTTTAAGAAAAAAGTATCCAAGAAAGGTAGAGAATAA
- a CDS encoding 6-carboxytetrahydropterin synthase: MTLKYSYKIRSFFNASHAVRWENGIGQQHTHTWEVVCELSSSADKTVIFKEIEDTIHKVFQTFSGKFLNNLPYFKETNPTVENVTVWLYQLLTEAFLALGIQLIRIEVGESPTRSYCISVAD, encoded by the coding sequence ATGACTTTAAAGTATAGTTACAAAATTAGATCGTTTTTCAATGCAAGTCACGCAGTACGTTGGGAAAATGGAATTGGTCAGCAGCATACACATACATGGGAAGTTGTCTGTGAATTAAGTAGTTCGGCAGATAAAACAGTGATTTTTAAAGAAATTGAAGATACCATACATAAAGTCTTCCAGACCTTTTCAGGTAAATTTTTAAATAATTTGCCATACTTTAAAGAAACTAACCCAACTGTGGAAAATGTTACGGTGTGGTTGTATCAGTTATTGACAGAGGCTTTTCTGGCTTTAGGCATTCAGCTAATCAGAATTGAAGTCGGAGAATCACCAACACGTTCATATTGCATTAGTGTAGCAGATTAG
- a CDS encoding TIGR03766 family XrtG-associated glycosyltransferase, which yields MYKRLNNGILYLFYFLFILTLFFALTSPNLILGDNRITGAGTTYFTTIVLLIIGTMGVCLIVFTTFRKWLKKIFIDKGLLTSIVSLVLVVLWQLLFVFLVHPAIGFDVSAIHQALVDQSNTTIRSYFSQNYNNLPLLLVQHQLALVFKTTSWLFFDLITLFLVDLAAIFNIFTIWIIDRKKILIAIYLQVFWLAVFPMIIVPYTDTWVLPLVAGYLLGYCMLFHSKRSVLFKMTGAILFGVALVAAYFLKPSAIIGGIAILLIELLQLFGIGKDTRNSRNENLLLVLLMFLSLGGSYYYVSRTIKGQQYIKVDQSREIPAIHFISMGVSGNGGYNPKDALEMAKIQTKQGRIDYSKEVLWERLQKKGFGGYLWFLVQKQQSNTADGTFAWVKEGNFIAGETKPLSDGVARQLEQFIYLYGTRLGDFRFIAQIWWCCLLLLIAWGWQERSRFVQMLRLAIIGSFVYLLIFEGGRSRYLIQFLPYFLTLAAMVGSTTWKNWKLTYQWLSGKLTN from the coding sequence ATGTATAAACGACTTAATAATGGTATTTTATATTTGTTTTATTTTTTGTTTATTCTAACGCTTTTTTTTGCTCTGACATCGCCTAATTTAATTTTGGGAGACAATCGAATTACTGGGGCGGGAACTACCTACTTTACAACAATCGTATTATTAATAATTGGAACAATGGGTGTTTGTCTGATTGTTTTTACAACTTTTAGGAAATGGCTCAAAAAAATATTTATAGATAAAGGCTTGCTTACATCTATCGTTAGTTTGGTGTTGGTTGTTTTGTGGCAGTTACTATTTGTATTTTTAGTTCATCCCGCAATTGGTTTTGATGTCAGTGCAATTCATCAAGCTTTAGTAGATCAATCTAACACAACAATTCGCTCGTATTTCAGTCAAAATTATAATAATTTGCCTTTACTGTTAGTTCAGCATCAGTTAGCACTTGTTTTTAAAACAACTAGCTGGTTATTCTTTGATTTAATAACGCTATTTTTAGTTGACTTAGCAGCTATTTTTAATATTTTTACAATCTGGATAATTGATCGCAAAAAGATTTTGATTGCAATTTATTTGCAAGTTTTTTGGTTAGCTGTTTTTCCAATGATTATTGTTCCATACACTGATACTTGGGTTTTACCATTGGTGGCAGGTTATTTATTAGGATATTGTATGCTTTTTCATAGTAAACGATCAGTTCTTTTTAAAATGACTGGGGCAATATTATTTGGAGTGGCGTTGGTAGCGGCATATTTTCTCAAACCATCAGCAATTATTGGCGGCATTGCAATATTGCTGATTGAGCTATTGCAATTATTTGGAATAGGTAAAGACACTCGAAATTCAAGGAATGAAAATTTATTGCTAGTTTTATTGATGTTTTTATCCTTAGGAGGCAGTTATTATTATGTAAGTCGTACAATTAAGGGACAACAATATATCAAAGTTGATCAAAGCCGAGAAATACCAGCGATTCATTTTATTAGTATGGGTGTATCAGGCAATGGCGGATACAATCCTAAGGACGCTTTGGAGATGGCAAAAATTCAAACCAAACAAGGTCGAATTGATTACTCTAAAGAAGTTTTATGGGAAAGATTACAAAAAAAAGGTTTTGGAGGGTATTTGTGGTTCTTGGTTCAAAAGCAACAAAGCAATACTGCAGATGGAACTTTTGCTTGGGTCAAAGAAGGCAACTTTATTGCCGGCGAAACTAAACCGTTATCTGACGGAGTGGCTCGTCAATTAGAACAATTTATTTATTTGTATGGTACTCGGTTAGGTGACTTTCGCTTTATTGCGCAAATTTGGTGGTGCTGTTTACTGCTGTTAATTGCTTGGGGATGGCAGGAGCGCAGTCGTTTTGTCCAAATGTTGCGGCTGGCAATTATTGGCAGCTTTGTGTACTTATTAATTTTTGAGGGTGGACGCAGTCGCTACTTGATTCAGTTTTTACCATATTTTTTGACACTGGCAGCAATGGTTGGTTCTACTACTTGGAAAAACTGGAAATTAACTTACCAATGGCTAAGCGGTAAATTGACTAATTAA
- a CDS encoding sigma-54-dependent transcriptional regulator: protein MTRREKILQYLQAHAKVDVGLTTNEIAQSLGILRSNVSKELNNLVRQKQIFKLKGRPVHYLPVTESNTTFNDYLQSEQAPTIGFAGQAKQPTARSTKNDDRNVFDKMVGSRASLKNQVEQAKAALLYPPHGLNTLIIGPTGSGKTYFANTMYRFARGQGLVGDQEFATFNCADYAHNPQLLMSHLFGYVRGAFTGASEDQPGLIEQAAGGILFLDEVHRLPPEGQEMIFYFMDHGTYSRLGETAKTHHADVRLICATTEDPESALLQTFVRRIPILIQLPPFNQRTPQEKLALLEQLLTLEANRIHKNIRLNEDVVQALLGSVTYGNVGQLKSNIQLVCAQGFLNSIQNKAEITLKFDQLPPNIKDGLTNLAGNRQELGKLTRLLEPIMLIKPDAQRDVPQIDSYELPYNLYEIIGDKAALLKDEGLDQPSINNFIMTDINLHLKSFYHQGQFDRAENRLNEIVDQEIIDLTKKIQKFLRQQQYPVRENFIYAMSLHISSFIKRIQSGKPLREISADLISLVHDYPAELKMASQVKSLIEKHYHIPIPESEVYYLAVLLASLRSAPKTGKVGIVVAAHGKSTATSMSQVVSQLLSIDNIAAFDMPLEMSPKSALLGIAQQIKKVDQGNGVLLLVDMGSLSTFSEKLTEMTNIQVKTIDMVTTAMVLEAARKTSLIDSDLQTVSHELQEFDGYSRTPSGHGLAAKSVTHEKMTVDQRHKAIVAVCSTGQGTAQKIKDLLDKLLIDNLIEDVSVIPISIVNMKSRLQQIQQKYQIIATTGVTKPEIAAPFISLESLLQGGGEAFINMIDQLSGEDQSALMMLENSPEATEQLAEKYLAQYFTFINPPKVIKVLDSYCDFIERRQQLSLSNSFKLSLVMHLAGAIERCLTNSQMHVEQEQISQLRKQPLFQVISQANDILRETLNLNLAAAETYYIYQLIDTEIKKQ from the coding sequence ATGACTCGGCGGGAAAAAATTCTGCAGTATTTGCAGGCACATGCAAAGGTAGACGTTGGGTTAACAACTAATGAGATTGCTCAGTCACTCGGTATTTTACGTTCAAATGTCAGTAAAGAACTAAATAATCTGGTTCGACAAAAGCAAATATTTAAACTTAAAGGTCGACCAGTGCATTATTTACCAGTTACTGAATCTAATACGACGTTCAATGATTATCTTCAAAGTGAACAAGCACCCACAATTGGTTTTGCGGGCCAAGCTAAGCAGCCAACAGCTAGATCGACTAAAAATGATGATCGGAATGTTTTCGATAAAATGGTCGGTAGCCGTGCAAGTTTGAAAAATCAAGTCGAACAGGCAAAAGCAGCTTTACTTTATCCACCACACGGTTTGAACACCTTAATTATTGGTCCTACTGGTTCTGGGAAGACTTATTTTGCTAATACAATGTATCGCTTTGCTCGTGGACAAGGACTGGTTGGTGATCAAGAATTTGCAACCTTTAATTGTGCGGATTATGCACACAATCCGCAATTATTAATGTCTCATTTATTTGGTTATGTTAGAGGGGCCTTTACCGGGGCTAGTGAAGATCAACCAGGCTTAATTGAACAAGCTGCTGGCGGAATTCTGTTTTTAGACGAGGTACATCGCCTGCCACCAGAAGGACAAGAAATGATTTTCTATTTTATGGATCATGGAACTTATAGTCGTTTAGGTGAGACAGCGAAAACACACCATGCTGATGTACGATTGATTTGTGCTACGACAGAAGATCCAGAAAGTGCACTTCTGCAAACCTTTGTGCGCAGAATTCCAATTTTAATCCAATTACCGCCTTTTAATCAGCGTACTCCGCAAGAAAAATTAGCTTTATTGGAACAATTACTGACACTTGAAGCAAATCGAATCCATAAGAACATTCGTTTAAATGAAGATGTGGTGCAAGCATTGCTAGGAAGTGTAACTTATGGGAATGTTGGACAATTAAAATCAAATATTCAGTTAGTTTGTGCTCAGGGGTTTTTGAATAGTATTCAAAATAAAGCAGAGATTACTTTGAAATTTGATCAGTTACCGCCAAATATTAAAGATGGTTTGACCAATTTAGCAGGAAATCGGCAAGAACTTGGTAAGCTGACGCGCTTATTAGAACCGATAATGTTAATTAAGCCGGATGCGCAACGAGATGTGCCGCAAATTGATAGTTATGAATTACCGTATAATTTGTACGAAATTATTGGTGATAAAGCAGCTTTACTTAAAGATGAGGGCTTAGACCAGCCATCGATTAACAATTTCATCATGACAGACATCAATTTGCATTTAAAGTCTTTCTACCATCAGGGACAATTTGATAGGGCGGAGAATCGACTTAATGAGATAGTTGATCAGGAAATTATTGATTTAACCAAAAAAATCCAAAAATTTTTGCGCCAACAGCAATATCCAGTTCGCGAAAATTTTATTTATGCGATGAGCTTGCATATCAGTTCATTTATAAAACGAATTCAGTCAGGTAAACCATTACGCGAAATTTCAGCTGATTTAATTTCTTTGGTTCATGATTATCCGGCAGAACTGAAAATGGCTAGTCAAGTTAAAAGTTTGATTGAAAAACATTATCATATTCCAATCCCTGAATCGGAGGTTTATTATTTGGCTGTTTTGTTGGCTTCTTTGCGCTCGGCTCCGAAAACCGGTAAAGTAGGAATTGTTGTCGCAGCTCATGGTAAAAGTACGGCGACATCAATGTCTCAAGTCGTTTCGCAGTTGTTGTCAATTGATAATATTGCTGCTTTTGACATGCCGTTAGAAATGAGCCCTAAAAGTGCATTACTGGGAATTGCTCAGCAAATTAAAAAGGTTGATCAGGGCAATGGGGTATTGTTATTGGTTGATATGGGGTCGTTAAGTACGTTTAGTGAAAAGTTGACAGAAATGACTAATATTCAAGTTAAGACAATCGATATGGTAACGACAGCGATGGTTTTAGAGGCAGCTCGTAAAACTTCTTTGATTGATAGTGATTTACAGACGGTATCTCATGAATTACAAGAATTTGATGGATACTCTCGAACACCGAGTGGCCATGGTTTGGCAGCTAAATCAGTAACACACGAAAAAATGACAGTGGATCAGCGGCATAAAGCAATTGTGGCAGTTTGTTCAACGGGACAGGGAACAGCGCAAAAAATTAAAGATTTGTTAGATAAACTGTTAATTGATAATTTGATTGAAGATGTTAGTGTGATTCCAATTTCAATTGTTAACATGAAAAGTCGATTGCAACAAATTCAGCAAAAATATCAAATTATTGCCACGACGGGAGTCACTAAACCTGAAATCGCAGCACCTTTTATCTCGCTGGAAAGCCTGCTTCAAGGCGGGGGAGAAGCTTTTATTAATATGATTGATCAGTTGAGTGGTGAAGATCAATCGGCATTAATGATGCTAGAGAATTCTCCAGAGGCTACTGAACAATTGGCAGAAAAATATTTAGCACAATACTTTACTTTTATTAATCCCCCGAAAGTTATCAAGGTTTTGGATAGTTATTGTGACTTTATTGAACGACGTCAGCAACTTAGCTTAAGCAATTCATTTAAACTTAGCCTTGTAATGCATTTGGCTGGTGCGATTGAGCGGTGCTTAACTAACTCACAAATGCATGTTGAACAAGAACAGATTTCACAGCTGCGAAAACAGCCGCTTTTTCAAGTAATTAGCCAAGCAAACGATATTTTGCGAGAAACTTTGAATTTAAATTTAGCAGCCGCTGAAACATACTATATTTATCAGCTGATTGATACAGAAATAAAAAAACAGTGA